From Alligator mississippiensis isolate rAllMis1 chromosome 1, rAllMis1, whole genome shotgun sequence:
cacaccctgccacccaaGCACCCCTGTCCCCGGGGCACTGAGCCGTCATGTACGTGCACGGGGTCCGGGTCCGCCTGTGCAGTCCAACTGCACGTGTGGCCCTAGATGTGGTGTGGGGCCCTGCACTCGCGCACCAGAAAGCTTGAGCACCGCTGGGCTCACGGACTcggagatgcatcagctttcACGAGCACGCGCTCACCTCCTCACACGCTATGGCAGGAGGCGCAGAGAGCAAAGGAcagggtgtggagggaggggaggagaggagaggcggGAGGACACTGCTGAGAGAGGAAAGCAAAGTCCCAAGTGACAAACCACGGGGACGGCAGGGATCTGTACATGAAGGACGAGAGCTTGGAGCCGGTCCCTCCCAGGCTGTGCACGTGGGGATTGGGACATGAAGCAAGTGCTgtgatggagaccccagccctgtccccaccccggGGGCACCGAGGGGTGGCAGtcggggcgcggggaggggacagtctgtgccccccgcgggtcatggcagggacagggattccctcagggctgggctgggaccgggcacagggtcaggggagccGCGTTGGTGCCCCCAGCATTGAGACTAGGATTGAAGAAAGGGCGCAGGGTCCCGGAGAAggtgtcagtgaaagtgaagagatgggacctgtCGGTCACGTTGTAAAATGAGACTTCGCCCCGCTCGTAGTCCAGGAAAACCCCCACCCACCTGGGCCGCACGTGCACGGGGAGGGGGGTCATGGGGGAGGTGCAGGCCTTGTATCCCCCGTCCTGCAGCCACGCAACCCAGTATCCATCGCCAGGTGTCAGTCTGACCCCCCCCTTCCTGcgcacagactccctgcacacACCCAGGGTCCAGCCCgtcttgtctcccacctccacctcccagtagcgCCTCCCGCCCGTGATCCCCTCCGAGCCCAGGACACAGGGACAAGTGTCAAATCTCTCGGGGGTGTCGGGCAGATCCTGTCGGGTGTCTCCGTGTCTCACACATTTCCGATCCTCAGACAGGACGAGGTTGGGATGAGCCGTCCCTGGGTCCAGAGTCACGTCCACTGGGGAGAGAGTCACGGGtcagggccggggcaggcggtCCCCGCGATCACGGGGAATTCGCTGCGTCCCAGCACTCGCGGGTCGGTCCCTGCTGGGAAACCACCGTCGCCCCGCGGGGAAATGGGGGAACAGGAAATGGGGGGACAGGAAATGGGGGAACAGAAAGGCGGGACGTCCCCACTGACCCCTTCTTCCCCGGGGCATTCCCGGCCTGGGCACCGGAGCCACGAGCCGGgagggacatggggtgggggcggggcaggcctcggaagggggaggggcatgcgATGATGTCATCCCAGcaggtccctgcccagcccctcccccacacccagcggggctgctctgcctcgGGGGGCAAGAGGAGTGGGCTCCAAACCCCTGCGCTGGTGTCGCGGGCGCTGCTGGGAAGGGGGcgaggggggtggcagggaggctgcagggagggggccgggctgggagacagcagggagcagaggggcccagcagagcagcctgcccgggggaaggggtggcaggggggcagggggcagggcccgggggtCTCTGTGCTCTGGGCCGGGGTCACTGGGTGTGCTGCCGACAGCAGGTGggcgctgcccctgccaccccaggctgggctgctctgccccagcggggacccccatgccccagccctgtgggcacaggactgcagccagggcaccccacagccagcgcctccccagagcccagcccagggcagggccgtgcatggggctgggcgcacggggtggggaggggagggaagggcagggggagcactgaCAGGGGCACTAAGCACTGCAGAACAGGGCCCATTGCTGGCGAGTCTGGGGCAGTTGAGCGAGGAGGGGGCATTTCCCTACTGACTGCCCCAAACttctgggctcagctgcacaaGAGACATGTCCCAGCACCCCCGCCGTGTGTCTGCTCTGGGGGTCTCCACCGGAGGAACTGCACTGGGACAAGGACACCCCGTGTACACAGGACCTGGGACACTGCTGGGACCGGGGCCGtctgcccccacagcactgcaCAATCCCAGTCCCGTGGGCCCAGTTGCCGCACTGGCCAGCCTCCATTgtgccagaagctgcacatcCCGATGCAGTTTCCAAACACATCGCAGTGACCCAGGAGCAGAAATCCCAATGGCTCCCAACAGGACCTGGGCTCCGGGGCCACTTGGGGCCTGTGGAAATGCAGTCCTTGGAAACCACAGGAGACTCGTGCATTACTTGtgcaagggcaggctggggaggaTGACCAGTCTGGGATGGGTCTGTTCAGAGCACCAGTGTGAATGCACCTTCCCTCTGCTCTGTCCCCAGACCTGCTGTGACATTTGCCCACTTGAGGACATcggccctgctcccacccaacACCCAGGCTGAAAACAGAGACGGGTCCAGTCCAACTTCTCCTCCCAGAGGGATTTGTCCCCTGTTGTGAGCTGCAcaactcccctacagccatgcccaggcCCCCCAGCATATACAGTGCTGGCAGGGACTGGCTCACATCCCCAGGGAGCGTGTGTGCTCTCCACCCCCTGCACCCTGGCCCATGACAGGGGACCGGACTCCATGATCTCACAGGTTCCTCCTGGTCCTTCTTTCTGTGACTCTGTGATCGTGTGCGTGTAAGGCGTGGGACTTGCTGGGTTTCATTGCAGAGCTTCTTCCATTCATGAGGACCTCAGGGCTCATCCACCcaacagagctggcctgggtcaTCAAAGCCCCTATAAGGTCTCTTGGACtgaccctcccagacccaggcacATATGTACCAGGCCCAAGTGAAAGCAGCTTTTTGGCTTCAGCTTTGTGTGGGCCAGGCCTGCACTGACTGCTGGTTTGCACCATCCTGGGCAGAGAACCGCTGCAGGGACCCAGTCATCTTATTCAGCATctcttgctgcctggaggggctggtgcttgcacTGGTGTGTCTGAGCTCTCTGGGCAACCCCAGGCCTGGCTGAAGGCTGCTTTCTGCCCTTCCTGCGGCCTCAGGGAAAGAGCCGTGAAGACCCTTCCTGGAGGGAGGGACCTGGAGTGACAGAAGCCACTGTCCAAAGCCCAGGCAACACACACGGCCTGAGCAAGAGCtcagggagaaggagaagggttTCCCTGGTCACTAAAGGCAAAAGGAGCAGCTGGGCACAGACTGGGCTCTAGCTGGGAGAGGACATGGGTGTCAGGGAAAGAGCGCAGGGACACCGGGAGGAAGCAGCAGGATGTGTGCTGGGAGCCAAGGTTGGGCATCAGCATTTTGCAGCCTGGAGCCGCCTGAGGCCAGTCCActgagcagcctgcagagcagggccaggggcagcggtgacacgtagggggtgcatgggggcaaACATATACCCCCGAGAGCATTGGTGCACCCCTCTGACCGGCCGCGCTCACCACCTAGGTGATGGGCAGGCgaggcaggcgggagcaccggtgccccctgGAAGCACAGGCTGATCGCTGCCACTGCCGCCAGACGCGCCGGCAGCCGctcccaaagcagcagcagctgctcccagaaatggctgcagtgatcagcccCAGCAAGCGGCcgcaggggctgcccaggcagcaaAACTGGTCGTGGGAGGATGCCCTCCGGCAGCAACCCTCCCACTGGgatcctctctcccacccccagcaccacggATCAGTCATGTTGTGGTTCCACATCTAGGCCActtttcctgcccccaccctctatCCTCTGCCTGTGCCCACCTGCCCCTTCATGCCCTGTCCCCTTACTCATCCCACTGCCCCGGCATGCTCCCTTTGTGTCCATCTCCCAGGCTGTCTCCTCGGCCTGGAGCAAACCCCCTTATCCTGGCCACAAGCAACCTAAACCTCCTtctctcagcccagccccaaaccacagcccctcagcagcttccctGGCACCAACTCTCTATCCCCGACCCCTGGGCCAGTTAACTCCCCCTCACAGGGGCAGTGCCTGTGCAGAGGATGTGGACAAGGCCCCCTGGGCTGGAGGAGACCCGAGACCCAGAGGATGTGACAAGAACACGAGATGTGGGCTCTGCTACCCGACTTTCTCTCTGAGATTGACACTCCCACCCGGCCTGCTCACCCCTGCCCTGGTGGAGGGTTTCTTGTGCTCTGCACGCAGGGATGGAGGTGCTTGGGCTGCAGGTGCTGGGCCACCACCCAGGAGATGGGGAGTatcttccctgctctgccactgactctctgtgtgaccctgggcaagtccctGGAGTCCCCTGGGCCTCTGGCTACAGAAAGAGGATCATGGGCTGTCCTTGTCTGTCCTGTCCCTTTAGATGAGAAGccaccaggcagggcagggctgtctcCTACTCCTTGTCCCGGCAGCTCCAAGCATGCAGGGCCTGGTCTCAGCTGGGATCTCCTGGCACTGCTGGGATAAACAGCTGCACACTGATCCTGCCACATGCACTGATGCTGAGCAGCACTTTGCTTCTCACATCACATGGAGTCACGatgccagcacctggcagggaTCCGACATGGACACGCATGGATGTTGTGCTGCCCCAGTGCCCCAtacactgctgcctgcccctgcacacacgggcctgcccctgcacccctgccttctccagggtgcagccagagccctgggagctgagcagggggagGCACGGCTTtgggtcctggtgggggggacacagctcctctctcccttggAGGGGACCTCACAGCTCTGGTGGGTGaggtttggacaccctgttcctcaccccaccaccccctgAGGGTATCCAGCCGTGCCCTGTCCTCCATGCTGTACCTGCCACTGCATCACCCACAGAGGGAGGAGCGTTTCCAGGGCCGGGGTCAGCAGGGAGCAGCTCAGCACCTCActagcaggaggcagcagagccgCCAGGGAGGGCAGCTGCACCGGGGTCTGAGGCCCAGCATTTCCccaaagcccagccctgggggctcgGGGCAACTTTCTGTCTCCTTGCACCTGTgaccctgccaggcagcaccccgAGAGTCAGGGGCAGAGCGCGGAGCCGACACACctggggagatggggccaggaggcCCGGAGGAAGGGTCGGCTTCACTCACCTGCATGTCTCTGGGCTTTGGTGAGTCCTGAAAAAGCCAGAAACCAGAGTTCAGACAAACAAGCACAAACCCCACAGGACACATATCAGTGAACAAGACATTGCAGAGAACAAAACCAGCACTTACCCAGCTCTGGCGGAGCGTCCCGGGAAGGACAGagggaaggaaaatgaaaacagGTCAGTCAGTCGCCATGATCCTCACTGACAAAGCTGCCCCGCACGACGGACAGCCAGTGCTGGCTTCAGCAGGAatgctgcctggtgcaggtggCAGGATCGGGTCCCCAGGCCAGAGTTGGGGCCTCTCTTCTCCAGCCCCTGGACTGTGATGCTCTCCCACCCCGGTCCTAGGAGCCAGTGGGGCTGCCCCGGGGGGAGTTACTCACAGGTGCAAGGGAGGCAGAACTGGACACGGGCAGacccttcccctgctccagcccctttgtgcagatggggcagatgggcaggatctggccctgacTGCACACATGAGCAATGCCCGGGTGCAGGTAGTGCTCAGCTGGCACGGAGCAGAGTAACCCGCACCTGTGCCCGCTGCCACCTGCTAATTTCATGGGTGGGGTGTCGGGGCAGGGGTGTCAGGGTACAGTCCCCTCCTCAGGGACCACAGGCAAGTGGAgtcagtcagagcagccccaggggcagtCTGAGAACCAGGGACTGTAACTGGCTCCTGccggtcccctcccctcccctcgttCCCCGACTAGAAATAATGTGCGTCCAGCTCAAAGGTCTCCGAGATCTCTCCCTCCAGGAAGCGATTTCATGACTGCAGTGATGCCGGGTGTgagcccagccagtgctgagcGTGCGCAGTTCTTGCAGGTTTGCATTGGAGCAGAGGGCACTCAGCTCCACACAGGATTGGGGCCGTGAGCTGGGACATGACTGTTGGAGCCCTGGATTAGATGGGGACTGTTATGAATGTTGTTGTACCGTGAATGTGCTCTGGCCTTATGCTTTGTGGACCAGGCATCGCTCAGGCCCATCCCAGAGCCTGGGATCTTGGTCAGTCATTCTGTCCCAGGTCTCAGGGAGAGCACAGACCCAGAACAAAAGGGCCCCGGTGGTAAAAGGGGACAAACAGTCTGCCAGAGACACACAAAACCCtgggccagacacaggcaggcctgggcaggaAGGCGAGGTCATggctggcagctgtgggtggaGGGCCTGGTTTAATTGTGGGACTAGACAAGttcagggaagctgagctgaagaGCTCTGTGCTTCAAAAAACCCCTGTGATCTGCAGAAAGGGATCCCAGAGCCTCACAGGGCTGCTCCGTACCACAGCCGCACCAGGTCCCAGCATCAGTAGCCGTGCGTGCCCTCCTCCCCTGTCTTACATGcgtaccagcccagcctctggctttttcactatttcttccatccaggacgagcacacaccaactgcagaagcttcctcagcctgatgaagggtttctgAACCCaaacttgctaagaatttttttcccgactatttaagttggtctaataaaagataccagattcacccaaagcaccttgtctgcctgtgtccttagactaccatggttacaacctacacccctccccacctgatACACCCGACCCAGGCAAGACACAGGAGTTCAATGTGAGGCTTTCCCGGAGGAGGAGTCAGGATTGGTGCCAAGGGTGAGGCAGCTGGAGCGGGAGGTCCCAGTGCTCAGGAGCTGGGGTAAGAGAGATCCCCAtgccctggcctctgccctgGCCTCCCAAATCTGTTGGTGGATCTGCTGGGGAAGGTCCAGCCAGGGATCAAGCTGATCCATGGGAGCACGTGGGCCTGACcctgcatgtgctgtgtggggaaggCAACAGGGGCTGAGGTCCTAGGCCTGCCCCATGGAGGGTGCTGggagtcagggctggggccaggagcctccCCAGGATGATCCCTACAGAGCCGTCCTCTCACAAGTCCTCcctggagatggggagggaacAGTTTGATTTCCAGGGTGTTTTCAACTATGCCCGTGTCGGTAGAGCCAGTAAAAAGTCACTTACCTCCCACTGTCTTGTATCTTGCTGCAAAGTGAGAGAAAACAAGAATTAATGTGGAGCACCACAGACTCCCCTGGCCCATCCCAGATAAGGCCAGCAGCCCCGTCAGACGGtacagagccaggagcaggttGGCATCCAGGGGTTTAAGGCAGAAGTGCACAAGCAGCAGTTTTTGGTggtggggtgatatcttttattggatgaactgcacagctgggagaaAGGAGACCAGAAGAGCAATGCCTTGTGTTCAAAACTTGTCTAACGCAGTCCCAgacatgcagttggtccaataaaagataccacccctGAATTCCTCACCTCTTGCATGACTCCTGGACCATcaaggctacaacatcactctaacaccaCGGAGGACTGAACTCAACACAGAACTAGACCATGTGTGTTCACTCCTTTATGCAAGGCCTGTCTGTGTGCACCTGGGATCTCCTTGTCCTGTGGCCCTGACGAAGCACAGGGTTCCTGACCAGGCTGCCACCTTGGtgggtgcaggggaaaagtgTAGTTTAAGTCTTAAGGATTAAAGTGTGAAGGGTCCGTCCTGGTCCGTGGGCTGAGGCAGTAGAGGGTGAGGTCCCAGCACTCAGAAGAGGATGCTACATGCAGACTGCACCACCGAGGACAGACGTTAACATAGAACTAGACCACGTGTGTTGAGATCCTTTATGCAAGGCCTGTCTGCGTTCACCCAGGCTCTCCCTGTCCTGTGGCCCTGAAGAAGCACAGGGCCTCCGAGAGGGCTGCCACCTTGGTGGGTGCAGGGGAAAGGCCTTGCTTAAGCCTTAAGGCTTACAGTCTGAGCGGTCTGTCCTCATCCCCGGGCTGAGGCAGTTGAGGGTGAGGTCCAGCACTCAGAAGAGGATGCTACACACAAACTGCACCACGTGCCGGTGCCTCGAGCCCCTGAGCTGGAGGTAATGACTTGGGGCCACCACGGCACtcaggggagcaggatgggtatAGAGGGAGTGAAGAGGGTCATTTCCCTTGTTTCCAGACTATGGAGCCCCTGGTCTATACCAGTGACAGGGACCCCACATttgaaggcaggggcagggcctgcatttggcctctgcccaggccccatgcaTCTGACACTGGCTCTCCTGCTGAGTGAGCAGCAGGGGATTTATGACCCCATGACAGCAcgtgggtctgaccctgcttgtGCTGTGTGGGGAAGGCGACAGGGGTCACGGTGCCCAGGTCTGCACCTGCAAGACACTGCAGACatggccagggccctgcagcacaCTCAGGATTGGGCCCATTCATACAGATCTGTCCTTGTTAGGAGGCCTCTGGAGATGGGGGGACATGTGGTTGGTTTTCCAGGTGTTTTCAATGTGTGCAGGGGGTCAGCAAAGCTAGTAAAGGGCACTTACCTTCCACTGCCTTGTACGTCACTGTAAAGGGAGAAAGAACAAGAATTAATGCAGAGCCCAGCAAACTCCTTGGTCCCACCCAGACAAGGGCAGCATCTCCCTGTCTGCCAGTGCAGAAGCTGGAAGCAAGTTGCCATCTGGGTAAGCAACATGCGAGCGGCAAGGACTTTTTGGGGATAGGTTTATATgaactgcacagctgggagaaAGAAGAACAATGCCTTGTGTTCAAAAGCTACCTCGATCCCAGCTCTGCAGGTCGACACTGAGCTAGATAAGGTGTGTTCAGGTCATCTGTGCACGGCCTGTCTGTGTGCACCCGGGCCCCCCCTGTTCCATGGCCCAGAAAGCCGCCACCTTGCCGGGCTCTGGGGAGAGGCGATACTTCAGGTTTGATGGGCAGAGACTGAAGCGTCAGCCCTGGTCTCAGGGAAGAGGCAGCTGGTGCGTGAGGTCCCAGGATTTGGGAGTTTACAGAACGGGGCCTCATCAGGGCCCTGAGCAGCACGGCAAGCTGGATGGTCCTAGCAGTGATGCCGGGTGTGAGcccaagtggtgctgggggtgcacagtTCTTGCAGGTTTGCATTGGAGCAGAGGGCACTCAGCTCCGCACAGGATTGGGGCTGTGAGCTGGGACATCACTGTTGGAGACCTGGATTAGATGGGGACTGCTATGAATGTTGCTGTACCGTGAATGTGCTCTGCCCCTATGCTTTGTGGACCAGGCATCGCTCAGGCCCATCCCAGGGCGTGGGACCTTGGTCAGTCATTCAGTGTTTAAAAGCCTCTTGGAGGTGGGAGCAGCTTGGGACATGGAGCCAGATAGTAGAAAAAGAGATCCCACCTGTCCCAGGTCTCAGGGGAGAGCACAGACCCAGGACAAAAGGTCCCCGGTGCTAGAAGGGGACAAACAGTCTGCCAGAGACACACAAAACCCtgggccagacacaggcagacctgggcaggaaGGCAAGGTCGTggctggcagctgtgggtggaGGGCCTGGTTTA
This genomic window contains:
- the LOC132249532 gene encoding E3 ubiquitin-protein ligase TRIM39-like codes for the protein PVTLSPVDVTLDPGTAHPNLVLSEDRKCVRHGDTRQDLPDTPERFDTCPCVLGSEGITGGRRYWEVEVGDKTGWTLGVCRESVRRKGGVRLTPGDGYWVAWLQDGGYKACTSPMTPLPVHVRPRWVGVFLDYERGEVSFYNVTDRSHLFTFTDTFSGTLRPFFNPSLNAGGTNAAPLTLCPVPAQP